The Streptomyces sp. RKAG293 genome includes a region encoding these proteins:
- a CDS encoding MCE family protein, whose amino-acid sequence MALTLVLAGCSAPGLGGIDSLPLPGGADLGSHPYTVTAEFADVLSLVPQSAVKVNDVAVGRVTAIDLAPNGWTAKVTMRVNGKVVLPANAYAQLEQSSLLGEKFIQLAAPDRAASGETGTGRLGDGARIPLDRTNRNPEVEEVFGALSMLLNGGGVNQLKTITVELNKALQGNEPQVRSMLTRVNALVTDLDGHKQDITAALDGVNHLSATLATRDRQIGTVLTGLSPGLKVLEEQRGSLVTMLRSLDTLSDVAVTTVNRSKDDMVADLKALAPTLQRLADSGKALPDSLQVLLTYPFTDEVLSGVKGDYLNVYLDMTAAPGTRIVPELDFADNVYPPPTSDPGEDVGGTDAGTDAGTDAGTDAGTDAGTDAGTDAGTDAGTDTGGTDAGTDTGGTDAGTDTGGADVGGTEGVRSSLFPLPSVGPVRTVPSPSAGGHS is encoded by the coding sequence CTGGCCCTCACGCTCGTGCTGGCCGGCTGCTCGGCGCCGGGGCTCGGCGGGATCGACAGCCTGCCGCTGCCGGGCGGCGCCGACCTGGGCAGCCATCCGTACACCGTCACCGCCGAGTTCGCCGACGTCCTGAGCCTCGTCCCGCAGTCGGCGGTCAAGGTCAACGACGTGGCCGTCGGCCGGGTCACCGCCATCGACCTCGCGCCGAACGGCTGGACGGCGAAGGTCACGATGCGCGTCAACGGCAAGGTCGTGCTGCCGGCCAACGCGTACGCCCAACTCGAACAGTCCAGCCTGCTCGGCGAGAAGTTCATCCAGCTCGCCGCCCCGGACCGGGCGGCCAGCGGGGAGACCGGCACCGGCCGGCTCGGCGACGGCGCCCGCATCCCGCTCGACCGCACCAACCGCAACCCGGAGGTCGAGGAGGTGTTCGGCGCGCTGTCGATGCTGCTGAACGGCGGCGGCGTCAACCAGCTGAAGACGATCACCGTGGAGCTCAACAAGGCCCTGCAGGGCAACGAACCGCAGGTGCGCTCCATGCTGACCCGCGTCAACGCCCTCGTCACCGACCTGGACGGCCACAAGCAGGACATCACCGCGGCGCTCGACGGCGTCAACCACCTCTCCGCGACCCTCGCCACCCGCGACCGGCAGATCGGCACGGTGCTCACCGGTCTCAGCCCCGGCCTGAAGGTGCTGGAGGAGCAGCGCGGTTCGCTCGTGACGATGCTCCGCTCGCTGGACACCCTGTCCGATGTCGCGGTCACCACCGTGAACAGGAGCAAGGACGACATGGTCGCCGATCTCAAGGCGCTCGCGCCCACCCTGCAGCGGCTCGCCGACTCGGGGAAGGCGCTGCCGGACTCGCTCCAGGTGCTGCTGACGTACCCGTTCACGGACGAGGTGCTCAGCGGCGTCAAGGGCGACTACCTCAACGTCTACCTGGACATGACGGCCGCGCCGGGCACGCGGATCGTCCCCGAGCTCGACTTCGCCGACAACGTCTACCCGCCGCCGACCAGCGACCCGGGCGAGGACGTGGGAGGCACGGACGCGGGGACCGATGCCGGGACGGACGCGGGAACGGACGCGGGCACCGACGCAGGTACGGATGCCGGTACGGATGCGGGCACCGACGCCGGTACCGATACCGGCGGTACGGATGCCGGTACCGATACCGGCGGTACGGATGCGGGTACCGATACCGGCGGTGCCGACGTCGGCGGGACGGAGGGCGTCAGGTCGTCGCTCTTCCCGCTGCCGTCCGTCGGCCCCGTCAGGACCGTGCCGTCCCCCTCGGCGGGGGGCCACTCATGA
- a CDS encoding MlaD family protein translates to MITLGTRLKNVAFLVIAVLVLGFIGARYADLGHYFGMRGYYVVKVRLPETGGLFTHSNVTYRGVSVGRVGPITLTDDGVEAELRINDSAPPIPSRLQAVVANLSAVGEQYIDLRPTADGGPYLADGSRVPVSDTRTPAPVTNLLTSVDTLASSVPLASLKTVVDEFGKAFQGQGDNLQSLVDNSTDFIQAANRAEPTTTRLLIDGATVLGTQAQEGDAIRSFATSAKDLAAQLSGSDADLRRLITAAPQAATQISALLRDLNPSLSVVLANLLTTSDVAVTRQHGIEELLVRLPAVAAAGATAINGKGANLGMSVTFFSPLPCTAGYGGTPYRNGLDLSAAPALNTGARCTASPGSGTNVRGSANAPKGGVPAATRPGALLLGTDAGGTLPAALGLPSLPAAGPSGMSGLLGLEPRP, encoded by the coding sequence ATGATCACCCTCGGCACCCGGCTGAAGAACGTCGCCTTCCTCGTGATCGCCGTCCTCGTCCTCGGCTTCATCGGCGCCCGGTACGCCGACCTCGGCCACTACTTCGGCATGCGCGGCTACTACGTGGTCAAGGTCCGACTCCCGGAGACCGGCGGCCTGTTCACCCACTCCAACGTCACCTACCGCGGAGTCTCCGTCGGCCGGGTCGGACCGATCACGCTCACCGACGACGGCGTGGAGGCCGAGCTGCGGATCAACGACTCGGCGCCGCCCATCCCCTCCCGGCTGCAGGCCGTGGTCGCCAATCTGTCCGCGGTCGGCGAGCAGTACATCGACCTCCGCCCGACGGCGGACGGCGGGCCGTACCTGGCGGACGGCTCGCGCGTCCCGGTCTCCGACACCCGTACGCCCGCCCCGGTGACGAACCTGCTCACCAGCGTCGACACCCTGGCCTCCTCCGTGCCGCTGGCGTCGCTGAAGACCGTGGTCGACGAGTTCGGCAAGGCGTTCCAGGGCCAGGGGGACAACCTGCAGTCCCTCGTCGACAACAGCACCGACTTCATCCAGGCGGCGAACCGGGCCGAGCCCACCACCACCAGACTCCTGATCGACGGGGCGACCGTGCTGGGCACCCAGGCGCAGGAGGGCGACGCGATCCGGTCGTTCGCCACCAGCGCCAAGGACCTCGCCGCCCAGCTGAGCGGCTCCGACGCCGATCTGCGGCGGCTGATCACGGCCGCGCCGCAGGCCGCGACCCAGATCAGCGCGCTGCTGCGGGACCTCAACCCCAGTCTCAGCGTGGTGCTCGCGAACCTGCTGACCACGTCGGACGTGGCCGTCACCCGCCAGCACGGCATCGAGGAGCTCCTGGTCCGGCTCCCGGCGGTCGCCGCGGCCGGTGCCACGGCCATCAACGGCAAGGGCGCCAACCTCGGGATGTCGGTGACGTTCTTCTCGCCGCTGCCCTGCACCGCCGGATACGGGGGAACCCCGTACCGCAACGGGCTCGACCTCAGTGCCGCGCCGGCCCTCAACACCGGGGCGCGCTGCACCGCTTCGCCGGGCAGCGGCACCAACGTCCGCGGGTCCGCCAACGCCCCGAAGGGCGGCGTACCGGCCGCGACCCGGCCCGGTGCGCTGCTGCTCGGCACCGACGCGGGCGGCACCCTTCCCGCGGCCCTCGGCCTGCCGTCGCTGCCGGCCGCCGGCCCCTCCGGCATGAGCGGACTGCTCGGACTGGAGCCGCGCCCGTGA
- a CDS encoding nuclear transport factor 2 family protein, whose translation MVAAVALAVLAVAAAGWGGRSWYGAAHDDSAAYAQTRDQVLAAGEQGVQNMNTLDHRNLTQGLDTWQNSTTGDLRTQLVQGRAAFEKQVQQAQTVTTAKVLSGSVTELDVRTGKASVMVALRITVTAPKSQPSAKESRLLGELTRTPDGWKLSALGQAPVGETAPTPQPSAAG comes from the coding sequence CTGGTGGCAGCCGTCGCGCTGGCCGTCCTCGCGGTCGCCGCCGCGGGCTGGGGCGGCCGGTCCTGGTACGGGGCGGCGCACGACGACTCCGCCGCGTACGCGCAGACCCGTGACCAGGTGCTGGCCGCCGGGGAACAGGGCGTGCAGAACATGAACACCCTCGACCACAGGAACCTGACCCAGGGGCTCGACACCTGGCAGAACTCCACCACCGGAGACCTGCGCACCCAACTGGTGCAGGGCAGGGCGGCGTTCGAGAAGCAGGTGCAGCAGGCGCAGACGGTGACCACGGCGAAGGTGCTGTCCGGCTCGGTGACCGAGCTGGACGTCCGGACCGGAAAGGCGAGCGTGATGGTGGCGCTGCGCATCACGGTCACCGCGCCCAAGAGCCAGCCCTCGGCGAAGGAGAGCCGGCTGCTCGGCGAGCTGACCCGTACGCCCGACGGCTGGAAGCTCAGCGCCCTCGGCCAGGCGCCGGTCGGCGAGACCGCCCCCACTCCGCAGCCGTCCGCCGCCGGTTAG
- the crcB gene encoding fluoride efflux transporter CrcB, with translation MSRREVVNEPIDPDADLRVPAQRDELLRRQVPVLAVISLGGAAGACARYGAALLWPTPAGGFPWTTLLVNTVGCAVIGVFMVLISEVWTVHRLVRPFFGTGVLGGFTTFSTYAVDIRDLLERGEARTGLAYLAGTALAALTAVWTAAVLTRRLAVRGEAR, from the coding sequence ATGTCCCGTCGCGAGGTGGTGAACGAGCCCATCGACCCCGATGCCGACCTGCGCGTGCCGGCGCAGCGCGACGAGCTGCTGCGCCGCCAGGTGCCGGTACTCGCCGTGATCTCGCTGGGCGGTGCGGCCGGCGCCTGCGCCCGGTACGGCGCCGCGCTGCTCTGGCCCACGCCCGCCGGCGGTTTCCCGTGGACGACGCTGCTGGTCAACACCGTCGGCTGCGCCGTGATCGGGGTGTTCATGGTGCTGATCAGCGAGGTGTGGACCGTGCACCGGCTGGTGCGGCCGTTCTTCGGGACCGGGGTGCTGGGCGGCTTCACCACGTTCTCCACCTACGCCGTGGACATCCGCGACCTGCTGGAGCGGGGCGAGGCCAGGACCGGTCTGGCCTATCTGGCGGGGACGGCGCTCGCCGCCCTGACGGCCGTGTGGACCGCCGCGGTGCTGACCCGCCGCCTGGCGGTCAGGGGTGAGGCGCGGTGA
- the crcB gene encoding fluoride efflux transporter CrcB, whose product MNWLLVIAGAAVGAPLRYLTDRFVQTRHETAFPWGTFTVNVAGCLVLGIVTGAVTAGAASSAVRLLLGTGLCGALTTYSTFSFETLRLAESGARFFAAANVVVSITAGLGAVYTGVALAQTLWT is encoded by the coding sequence GTGAACTGGCTGCTCGTCATCGCCGGCGCCGCCGTCGGCGCCCCGCTGCGCTATCTGACCGACCGTTTCGTCCAGACCCGGCACGAGACGGCCTTCCCCTGGGGAACGTTCACCGTCAACGTGGCCGGCTGCCTGGTGCTCGGCATCGTCACCGGCGCGGTGACCGCCGGGGCCGCCTCGTCCGCCGTGCGGCTGCTGCTGGGCACCGGCCTGTGCGGGGCGCTGACGACGTACTCGACGTTCTCCTTCGAGACGCTGCGGCTGGCCGAGAGCGGGGCCCGGTTCTTCGCCGCCGCGAACGTGGTGGTGAGCATCACCGCCGGACTGGGCGCCGTCTACACCGGTGTGGCCCTCGCCCAGACGCTCTGGACCTGA
- a CDS encoding magnesium and cobalt transport protein CorA has translation MSDRRPRALRPHKRDQRDQAADAAPERSMEPRHPAEETTESGPVENSVIDAALYRDGRRIDTPATLTEAYRKLPDTPDAMAWIGLYRPAEDQLLAAAAAFGLHELAVEDAVVAHQRPKLERYGDTLFVVLRAARYLDDAEEVDFGELHLFVGPDFVLTVRHSQSPDLSTVRARLEADPELLRLGPEAVLYAVLDSVVDGYAPVIAGLQNDIDEIETEVFGGDPKVSRRIYELSREVVEFQRATRPLLNILSALTAGFEKYGTDEELRRYLRDVDDHATTVVERVDGFRQMIADILAVNATLVTQAQNEEMKQLAEASNAQNDEIKKISSWAAILFAPTLIGTVYGMNFESMPELKWAFGYPFAIGLMGVVCVGLYMVFKRRNWL, from the coding sequence ATGTCGGACCGGCGTCCCCGGGCACTGCGCCCGCACAAGCGAGACCAGCGCGACCAGGCCGCGGACGCGGCCCCCGAGCGCTCGATGGAGCCCCGGCACCCGGCGGAGGAGACGACGGAGTCGGGTCCCGTGGAGAACAGCGTGATCGACGCGGCGCTCTACCGCGACGGCCGCCGGATCGACACCCCGGCCACCCTCACCGAGGCCTACCGGAAGCTGCCCGACACACCGGACGCCATGGCCTGGATCGGCCTCTACCGGCCGGCGGAGGACCAGCTGCTGGCCGCGGCGGCCGCGTTCGGGCTGCACGAGCTGGCCGTCGAGGACGCCGTCGTCGCCCATCAGCGGCCGAAGCTGGAGCGCTACGGCGACACCCTCTTCGTCGTGCTGCGCGCCGCCCGCTACCTCGACGACGCCGAGGAGGTCGACTTCGGCGAGCTGCACCTCTTCGTCGGCCCGGACTTCGTCCTCACCGTCCGGCACAGCCAGTCGCCCGACCTGTCGACCGTGCGCGCCCGGCTGGAGGCCGACCCCGAGCTGCTGCGGCTGGGGCCGGAGGCGGTGCTCTACGCGGTGCTCGACTCCGTCGTCGACGGGTACGCGCCGGTCATCGCGGGGCTGCAGAACGACATCGACGAGATCGAGACCGAGGTCTTCGGCGGCGACCCCAAGGTCTCGCGCCGCATCTACGAGCTGTCCCGCGAGGTCGTCGAGTTCCAGCGCGCCACCCGCCCGCTGCTGAACATCCTCTCCGCGCTGACCGCCGGATTCGAGAAGTACGGCACCGACGAGGAGCTGCGGCGCTATCTGCGGGACGTCGACGACCACGCCACCACCGTCGTCGAGCGGGTGGACGGCTTCCGGCAGATGATCGCGGACATCCTCGCCGTCAACGCCACCCTGGTCACCCAGGCGCAGAACGAGGAGATGAAGCAGCTCGCCGAGGCCAGCAACGCCCAGAACGACGAGATCAAGAAGATCTCGTCCTGGGCGGCCATCCTCTTCGCCCCGACCCTGATCGGCACCGTGTACGGCATGAACTTCGAGTCCATGCCCGAGCTGAAGTGGGCCTTCGGCTACCCGTTCGCCATCGGGCTGATGGGCGTGGTCTGTGTCGGGCTCTACATGGTCTTCAAGCGGCGCAACTGGCTGTGA